A section of the Microbacterium forte genome encodes:
- the rplM gene encoding 50S ribosomal protein L13, which yields MTRTYSPKAGEVQRDWVVIDATDVVLGRLASHAATLLRGKHKPTFANHIDSGDFVIIVNADKVALTGQKLQKKLAYRHSGYPGGLKSVTYAELLEKNPIRAVEKAIRGMLPKNSLGRQQLSKLKVYVGAEHPHAAQQPQTYTLDQVAQ from the coding sequence GTGACGCGCACTTACTCCCCGAAGGCCGGCGAGGTCCAGCGTGACTGGGTCGTCATCGACGCCACTGACGTCGTTCTCGGCCGCCTGGCCTCGCACGCCGCTACGCTCCTGCGTGGCAAGCACAAGCCCACCTTCGCCAACCACATCGACTCGGGTGACTTCGTCATCATCGTGAACGCCGACAAGGTCGCGCTCACCGGTCAGAAGCTCCAGAAGAAGCTGGCCTACCGCCACTCGGGTTACCCGGGCGGACTGAAGTCGGTCACCTACGCCGAGCTCCTCGAGAAGAACCCGATCCGCGCTGTCGAGAAGGCCATCCGTGGCATGCTCCCCAAGAACAGCCTGGGCCGTCAGCAGCTGTCGAAGCTCAAGGTGTACGTCGGTGCCGAGCACCCGCACGCCGCGCAGCAGCCGCAGACGTACACCCTCGACCAGGTCGCCCAGTAA
- a CDS encoding M20 metallopeptidase family protein, with product MTTPDFAADAVAILPDLVALRRALHADPELGLDLPRTQQKVLDALAGLPLEITTGTRTTSVVAVLRGGLPGPAVLLRGDMDALPIEETTGLDFASVNGTMHACGHDLHTAGLVGAAKLLAARRDELHGSVIFMFQPGEEGHGGAKIMIEEGLLDAAGERPVAAYAIHVAPGPRGLFATRGGAVAAGSNQLFVTVRGRGGHGSQPHQTLDPVPAAAEIVLALQSFVTRRFDAFDPVVLSVTRLSTGDGAVNVIPEQVELAATVRNMSPASLATLQEGLPRVIEGVAAAHGLSAEVRFDTMYPVTVNDPEETSATVDVLRGAFGEQRVVMMPTPMMGSEDFAFVLNEVPGTFIALMTSPPDAAPSTIEWNHSPRVVFDDAVLGDQSAALASVAFARTAR from the coding sequence TTGACCACCCCAGACTTCGCGGCGGATGCCGTCGCGATCCTGCCCGACCTCGTCGCGCTGCGGCGCGCCCTGCACGCCGACCCCGAGCTCGGACTCGACCTCCCTCGCACGCAGCAGAAGGTGCTCGACGCCCTCGCAGGGCTGCCGCTGGAGATCACCACCGGCACCCGCACGACTTCGGTGGTCGCGGTGCTGCGCGGCGGGCTGCCGGGGCCTGCGGTGCTGCTGCGCGGCGACATGGACGCCCTGCCGATCGAGGAGACGACCGGCCTCGACTTCGCCTCCGTCAACGGCACCATGCACGCGTGCGGTCACGACCTGCACACCGCAGGGCTGGTCGGTGCGGCGAAGCTGCTCGCCGCACGGCGTGATGAGCTGCACGGCTCGGTGATCTTCATGTTCCAGCCGGGGGAGGAGGGGCATGGCGGCGCGAAGATCATGATCGAAGAGGGGCTGCTCGACGCTGCGGGAGAGCGGCCGGTCGCCGCCTACGCGATCCACGTGGCCCCGGGGCCCCGAGGCCTCTTCGCGACGAGAGGCGGAGCGGTGGCCGCCGGATCCAATCAGCTCTTCGTCACGGTGAGGGGGCGAGGAGGGCACGGATCGCAGCCGCACCAGACGCTCGACCCGGTGCCCGCGGCGGCCGAGATCGTGCTCGCGCTGCAGAGTTTCGTGACACGGCGGTTCGATGCGTTCGACCCCGTCGTGCTGTCGGTGACCCGACTCTCGACGGGAGACGGGGCGGTCAACGTCATTCCTGAGCAGGTCGAGCTGGCGGCGACGGTCCGCAACATGTCGCCGGCATCGCTCGCGACGCTGCAGGAGGGGCTCCCTCGAGTGATCGAGGGAGTGGCGGCCGCCCATGGGCTGTCGGCGGAGGTCCGGTTCGACACGATGTATCCGGTGACGGTGAACGACCCGGAGGAGACGTCCGCGACGGTCGACGTCCTGCGGGGTGCGTTCGGGGAGCAGCGGGTCGTGATGATGCCGACGCCGATGATGGGGTCGGAGGACTTCGCGTTCGTGCTGAACGAGGTTCCCGGCACGTTCATCGCGTTGATGACCTCGCCGCCCGATGCCGCTCCGAGCACGATCGAGTGGAACCACTCGCCGCGGGTCGTGTTCGACGACGCGGTGCTCGGCGACCAGTCCGCGGCACTGGCATCCGTCGCATTCGCCCGCACGGCGCGCTGA
- a CDS encoding endonuclease/exonuclease/phosphatase family protein yields MKVLSYNLQKHRAAGELAALVSAHDPDILCLQECDVADLPEAIGDLTIADATQGNRLGLAMFYRASEFHLQEVKTIELKKSLHDRIAKPAHERVLGARLRDIDAGREFIAASFHAAPLTALNSLRRHQIRAALTELATLGEELPQLMVGDYNYPVFKENLGQTIREHGYALTLSDDHTYTRYRVFRGHYDFATSAGFEIQRVTTLPQGMSDHRPILVTTRFD; encoded by the coding sequence ATGAAGGTCCTCTCATACAACCTGCAGAAGCACCGCGCCGCAGGAGAACTGGCGGCGCTGGTCTCGGCGCACGATCCTGACATCCTGTGTCTCCAGGAGTGCGATGTCGCGGATCTGCCCGAGGCGATCGGCGACCTCACCATCGCCGACGCGACGCAGGGGAATCGGCTGGGACTCGCGATGTTCTATCGGGCCAGCGAGTTCCATCTTCAGGAGGTCAAGACGATCGAGCTGAAGAAGTCGCTGCACGACCGGATCGCGAAGCCCGCGCATGAGCGGGTTCTGGGTGCGCGGCTGAGAGACATCGACGCGGGGCGCGAGTTCATCGCCGCGTCGTTCCACGCGGCGCCGCTGACAGCGCTGAACTCCCTGCGTCGGCACCAGATCCGGGCGGCCCTCACCGAGCTGGCGACGCTCGGCGAAGAGCTGCCGCAGCTGATGGTCGGGGACTACAACTACCCGGTGTTCAAGGAGAACCTCGGTCAGACGATCCGTGAGCACGGGTACGCGCTGACGCTGAGCGACGACCACACCTACACCCGGTACCGCGTGTTCCGCGGACACTACGACTTCGCGACGTCCGCCGGCTTCGAGATCCAGCGGGTCACCACGCTTCCGCAGGGGATGAGCGACCATCGTCCGATCCTGGTGACGACCCGGTTCGACTGA
- a CDS encoding Asp23/Gls24 family envelope stress response protein — protein MANVSNAQQPKVQVAPAGSTVASTGATIIENGVVAKIAGIAAREVPGVYALGGGAARAVGAIRDALNSTDLTQGISVEVGETQVAVDVTIVAEYPVSLQKVADDVRAAISVAMSEYVGKQAVEVNVTINDVHIPSDDDTTADTVATDDGTETRVL, from the coding sequence ATGGCGAACGTCTCGAACGCACAGCAGCCCAAGGTCCAGGTCGCCCCGGCAGGTTCGACCGTCGCCTCGACAGGTGCGACGATCATCGAGAACGGCGTCGTCGCCAAGATCGCCGGCATCGCGGCTCGTGAGGTTCCCGGCGTCTACGCCCTCGGTGGCGGAGCAGCGCGCGCTGTGGGTGCCATCCGCGACGCTCTCAACTCGACGGACCTCACCCAGGGCATCAGCGTCGAGGTCGGCGAGACCCAGGTCGCCGTCGATGTGACCATCGTCGCCGAGTATCCGGTGTCGCTGCAGAAGGTCGCCGACGACGTGCGAGCTGCGATCTCCGTCGCGATGAGCGAGTACGTCGGCAAGCAGGCTGTCGAGGTCAACGTCACCATCAACGACGTGCACATCCCCTCCGACGACGACACGACCGCCGACACGGTCGCCACAGACGACGGCACGGAGACACGTGTCCTGTAG
- the truA gene encoding tRNA pseudouridine(38-40) synthase TruA yields MRIRLDIAYDGTHFRGWAKQPTLRTVQGTLEAALARIVGSDVQFVVAGRTDAGVHAVGQVAHVDLDEAQWSRIESRQGRAPQDPAASIARRMRGVLGAYPDATVTRSSIAPDGFDARFSAVWRRYRYRLADSTAGYDPLRRHDTTAHRGVLDDQAMDAAARTLIGLHDFAAYCKPREEATTIRTLLDYRWSRDSEGVLVAEVKADAFCHSMVRALVGACVAVGEGRLDVDDLVVLRDALTRTSEFKVLAARGLTLTEVGYPADELLSTRAEQTRARRDGTSA; encoded by the coding sequence GTGCGCATCCGGCTCGACATCGCCTACGACGGCACCCACTTCCGCGGGTGGGCGAAGCAGCCGACCCTGCGCACCGTTCAGGGGACTCTCGAAGCCGCGCTCGCTCGCATCGTCGGCTCCGACGTGCAGTTCGTCGTCGCAGGGCGGACGGATGCCGGAGTGCACGCCGTGGGCCAGGTGGCGCACGTCGACCTCGATGAGGCGCAGTGGTCGCGCATCGAGTCGCGTCAGGGCCGCGCCCCGCAAGACCCCGCGGCGTCGATCGCGAGGCGCATGCGCGGTGTGCTCGGCGCCTACCCCGATGCGACCGTCACCCGTTCCTCCATCGCTCCCGACGGATTCGACGCCCGCTTCTCGGCGGTCTGGCGTCGCTACCGATATCGGCTCGCCGACTCGACCGCGGGCTACGACCCCCTTCGACGCCACGACACGACCGCGCACCGGGGTGTTCTGGACGACCAGGCGATGGATGCCGCGGCGCGGACGCTCATCGGGCTCCACGACTTCGCGGCATACTGCAAGCCCCGCGAGGAGGCCACGACCATCCGGACCCTCCTCGACTACCGATGGTCGCGGGACTCCGAGGGCGTGCTCGTCGCCGAGGTGAAGGCCGACGCGTTCTGCCACAGCATGGTGCGGGCGCTGGTGGGCGCATGCGTCGCCGTGGGTGAGGGGCGTCTCGACGTCGACGATCTGGTCGTGCTGCGCGACGCGCTCACCCGCACGAGCGAGTTCAAGGTGCTGGCCGCCAGGGGGCTGACGCTCACCGAGGTCGGATACCCGGCCGACGAGCTCCTGTCGACCAGGGCGGAGCAGACGCGCGCTCGTCGCGACGGCACGAGCGCATGA
- a CDS encoding Asp23/Gls24 family envelope stress response protein has translation MTEEQKAPDVRQLGLEPSDLDGHTLEELSDYLEAGRLPVDPSIEGSPGCQLALDALERLQGLGGQLIEADAAARPEVDDSWVDRILSGIALDARAGRRIPFDESDPSVDFGITEGAVRGLIRSAENAVPGIMVGRSTLDGDVTVVGEPIRIAIEVNAIYGESIPTAVERLRAEIAERLHRQTDLTVTSIDVTVRDIQRISSAAEETS, from the coding sequence ATGACTGAAGAGCAGAAGGCTCCCGACGTGCGTCAGCTCGGACTCGAGCCGAGCGATCTCGACGGGCACACCCTCGAAGAGCTGAGCGACTATCTCGAGGCCGGCAGGCTTCCCGTCGACCCGTCGATCGAGGGCTCGCCGGGGTGCCAGCTCGCACTGGACGCGCTCGAGCGGCTGCAGGGTCTGGGGGGACAGCTGATCGAAGCGGATGCCGCGGCGAGGCCGGAGGTCGACGACAGCTGGGTCGACCGGATCCTCTCGGGGATCGCGCTGGATGCCCGTGCAGGACGCCGCATCCCGTTCGACGAATCCGACCCCTCCGTGGACTTCGGCATCACGGAAGGCGCGGTTCGGGGACTCATCCGCTCGGCGGAGAACGCCGTGCCCGGCATCATGGTCGGTCGGTCGACTCTCGACGGAGACGTCACCGTCGTGGGCGAGCCGATCCGGATCGCGATCGAGGTCAACGCCATCTACGGGGAGTCCATCCCGACCGCGGTCGAGCGGCTTCGCGCCGAGATCGCGGAGCGTCTGCACCGGCAGACGGACCTCACCGTGACCTCGATCGACGTCACGGTGCGCGACATCCAACGGATCAGCAGTGCAGCGGAGGAGACCTCATGA
- a CDS encoding APC family permease, with translation MSATTPIHLERPDGKGLASGSLGLWGSTVIGLASTAPVYSLVATLGFVVLAVGAQAPIAFIIAFVPMLLIAFAYRELNNAVPDCGTTFTWGTKAFGPWVGWMGGWGVAVAGMVVLANLAQIASVYFWSLIGFDLENNDWRIILVAVLFIAAMTWVSWRGVEIGERIQNVLLGIQYLALAIFVVAALWQFFAGTAPDPTPFDMEWLNPFGFTSWSGFTESILLALFIYWGWDTCLALNEETKDPKRIPGRAALLTTVILLFTYVGVTIAAMMYAGLGDTGTGLGNEANADDFFLAIKDGLLGPFGWVLVVAVIISAISSTQTTILPTARGTLAMGVYRALPAKFKDVHPTYKTPSFSTIVMGVVASVYYVGMTLISDNILQDSILSLGLAIAFYYAITGFACVWYFRKDLTTSARDFFFKGLFPLLGGLMLTGAFVQSAIDMWDVDYGYTVLFGIGGTFVIGIGSLAFGLVLMFAWYLFPRSKRFFRGESLNRDTQVMVPDEPGEVIRSIDGGI, from the coding sequence ATGTCAGCTACGACGCCGATCCATCTTGAACGCCCCGACGGCAAGGGGCTCGCATCCGGTTCGCTCGGGCTGTGGGGGTCCACCGTCATCGGGCTCGCATCCACCGCACCGGTCTACTCGCTGGTGGCCACGCTCGGATTCGTGGTGCTCGCGGTCGGAGCACAGGCGCCGATCGCCTTCATCATCGCCTTCGTGCCCATGCTGCTGATCGCCTTCGCCTACCGCGAGCTGAACAACGCCGTCCCCGACTGCGGCACCACGTTCACGTGGGGCACCAAGGCCTTCGGGCCCTGGGTCGGCTGGATGGGCGGCTGGGGAGTCGCGGTCGCCGGAATGGTCGTGCTCGCGAATCTCGCCCAGATCGCCTCGGTCTACTTCTGGTCGCTGATCGGCTTCGACCTCGAGAACAACGACTGGCGCATCATCCTGGTGGCCGTGCTCTTCATCGCCGCCATGACGTGGGTGAGCTGGCGCGGTGTCGAGATCGGCGAGCGCATCCAGAACGTCCTGCTCGGTATCCAGTACCTCGCACTGGCGATCTTCGTGGTGGCCGCCCTGTGGCAGTTCTTCGCAGGAACCGCGCCCGATCCCACCCCGTTCGACATGGAATGGCTCAACCCGTTCGGATTCACCTCGTGGTCGGGCTTCACCGAGTCGATCCTGCTCGCCCTCTTCATCTACTGGGGCTGGGACACCTGCCTCGCGCTCAACGAGGAGACGAAGGACCCCAAGCGCATCCCGGGTCGTGCCGCGCTGCTGACCACCGTCATCCTGCTGTTCACCTACGTGGGCGTCACGATCGCGGCCATGATGTACGCGGGCCTGGGCGACACCGGCACCGGGCTCGGCAACGAGGCCAACGCCGACGACTTCTTCCTCGCGATCAAGGACGGACTTCTCGGACCCTTCGGCTGGGTGCTGGTGGTCGCCGTGATCATCTCGGCGATCTCCTCGACGCAGACGACGATCCTGCCCACCGCACGCGGAACACTCGCGATGGGCGTCTACCGCGCTCTGCCCGCGAAGTTCAAGGACGTGCACCCGACCTACAAGACGCCGTCGTTCTCGACGATCGTCATGGGCGTCGTCGCCTCGGTGTACTACGTCGGCATGACCCTGATCAGCGACAACATCCTGCAGGACTCGATCCTGTCGCTCGGCCTCGCCATCGCGTTCTACTACGCGATCACCGGCTTCGCCTGCGTCTGGTACTTCCGCAAGGACCTCACGACCTCGGCGCGTGACTTCTTCTTCAAGGGCCTCTTCCCGTTGCTGGGAGGCCTCATGCTGACGGGGGCGTTCGTGCAGTCGGCGATCGACATGTGGGATGTGGACTACGGCTACACCGTGCTCTTCGGCATCGGCGGAACGTTCGTGATCGGCATCGGCTCGCTCGCCTTCGGTCTCGTGCTCATGTTCGCCTGGTACCTGTTCCCGCGTTCTAAGCGGTTCTTCCGCGGCGAGAGCCTGAACCGCGACACCCAGGTCATGGTGCCGGACGAGCCGGGCGAGGTCATCCGCTCGATCGACGGCGGCATCTGA
- the glmM gene encoding phosphoglucosamine mutase: MPIFGTDGVRGLANGILTADLALTLAQATAVVLGQGRTAEARKAEGKRLTAVVARDPRVSGHFLTAAVAAGLASSGVDVLEAGVIPTPALAFLVADRDADFGVMISASHNAAPDNGIKIFARGGVKLPDVVEQRIEEAMAGEKLRPTGAGVGRIDRFSDAEDRYVVHLLGSLPNRLNGIKVVLDCAHGAASGVSPETFRDAGADVTVIGADPDGLNINDGVGSTHLDQLAEAVVRLGADIGIAHDGDADRCLAVDAQGNVIDGDQIMAILAVSMKQRGHLTDDTLVATVMSNLGLHVAMREHGITVRQTAVGDRYVLEDMDRGGYALGGEQSGHVIMSEFATTGDGLLTGLHLVAEMARQNKTIAELASVMTVYPQVLINVRDVDKDALESDAVVQAAVREVAAELGETGRVLLRKSGTEALVRVMVEAADAESAQAYADRLVAVVRERLSL; this comes from the coding sequence ATGCCGATCTTTGGCACGGACGGTGTGCGAGGACTCGCCAATGGCATCCTCACCGCCGACCTCGCGCTCACCCTGGCCCAGGCGACTGCTGTCGTCCTGGGCCAGGGCCGTACTGCGGAGGCCCGCAAAGCCGAAGGCAAGCGACTCACCGCAGTGGTGGCCCGTGACCCTCGTGTCTCCGGTCACTTCCTCACGGCGGCGGTCGCCGCAGGGCTCGCCTCCTCCGGCGTCGACGTGCTCGAGGCCGGTGTCATTCCGACTCCTGCGCTCGCGTTCCTCGTCGCCGACCGTGACGCCGATTTCGGTGTGATGATCTCCGCCTCGCACAACGCGGCACCCGACAACGGGATCAAGATCTTCGCCCGCGGCGGTGTGAAGCTGCCCGACGTCGTCGAGCAGCGCATCGAAGAGGCGATGGCGGGCGAGAAGCTGCGCCCCACCGGTGCGGGCGTGGGCAGGATCGATCGATTCTCCGACGCCGAAGACCGCTACGTCGTGCACCTGCTCGGCTCGCTGCCGAACCGGCTGAACGGCATCAAGGTCGTGCTCGACTGCGCCCACGGCGCCGCATCGGGGGTGTCTCCCGAGACCTTCCGCGATGCGGGTGCCGATGTCACCGTGATCGGTGCTGACCCCGACGGTTTGAACATCAACGACGGCGTCGGGTCGACCCACCTCGACCAGCTCGCCGAGGCCGTCGTGCGGCTCGGGGCCGACATCGGGATCGCCCACGACGGCGATGCCGATCGGTGCCTGGCTGTCGATGCGCAGGGCAACGTCATCGACGGCGACCAGATCATGGCCATCCTCGCGGTGTCGATGAAGCAGCGCGGTCACCTGACCGATGACACGCTCGTCGCCACGGTGATGAGCAACCTCGGCCTGCACGTCGCCATGCGCGAGCACGGCATCACCGTGCGCCAGACCGCGGTCGGCGACCGCTATGTCCTCGAGGACATGGACCGTGGCGGCTACGCGCTCGGAGGCGAGCAGTCGGGCCACGTCATCATGAGCGAGTTCGCCACGACGGGCGACGGCCTGCTCACGGGGCTGCACCTGGTTGCCGAGATGGCACGTCAGAACAAGACGATCGCCGAACTCGCGAGCGTGATGACCGTGTACCCGCAGGTGCTCATCAACGTGCGCGATGTCGACAAGGACGCGCTCGAGTCCGACGCCGTCGTGCAGGCGGCAGTGCGCGAGGTCGCAGCCGAACTCGGCGAGACCGGTCGCGTGCTGCTCCGCAAGTCCGGAACCGAGGCCCTCGTCAGGGTCATGGTCGAGGCGGCGGATGCCGAATCCGCTCAGGCGTACGCCGACCGGCTGGTCGCCGTCGTGCGGGAGCGACTCTCCCTCTGA
- the rpsI gene encoding 30S ribosomal protein S9 — protein sequence MADIQDTTENPQNFSTSTPETDAVEAAPRPVLSVPGAAVGRRKQAIARVRLVPGSGTITVNGRTLEDYFPNKLHQQLINDPFTILNLAGGYDVIARISGGGPSGQAGALRLGIARSLNGIDEENNRPTLKKAGFLSRDARVKERKKAGLKKARKAPQYSKR from the coding sequence GTGGCTGACATCCAGGACACCACCGAAAACCCCCAGAACTTCTCGACCTCGACTCCCGAGACCGACGCAGTCGAGGCGGCCCCCCGCCCCGTGCTCAGCGTCCCGGGTGCCGCTGTCGGCCGTCGCAAGCAGGCCATCGCCCGCGTGCGTCTCGTCCCCGGCTCGGGAACGATCACGGTCAACGGCCGCACGCTCGAGGACTACTTCCCGAACAAGCTGCACCAGCAGCTGATCAACGACCCGTTCACGATCCTCAACCTCGCCGGCGGCTACGACGTCATCGCGCGCATCTCCGGCGGTGGCCCCTCGGGTCAGGCCGGCGCGCTGCGTCTCGGCATCGCCCGTTCGCTCAACGGCATCGACGAGGAGAACAACCGTCCGACGCTGAAGAAGGCCGGCTTCCTGTCGCGCGACGCTCGCGTCAAGGAGCGCAAGAAGGCTGGACTCAAGAAGGCCCGTAAGGCGCCTCAGTACTCGAAGCGTTAA
- a CDS encoding RNA polymerase sigma factor produces MAGERFRSALEQADDRMVAGRAMDGDVAAFAVLVRRYTPMMRAYTQRMLNASADVDDIVQETFVTAWQRFSELDDPAKVKSWLMRIVSRKAVDRIRALRSMLDVDDMEQAAPSHSAPARVVEARAGIEALGAALQELPAAQRECWVLREMGGYSYDEIASELDISVSTARGLLARARKFMIVRMEAWR; encoded by the coding sequence ATGGCTGGGGAACGATTTCGCTCTGCTCTCGAGCAGGCGGATGACCGGATGGTCGCCGGTCGGGCGATGGACGGCGACGTGGCCGCCTTCGCCGTGCTGGTGCGGCGGTACACGCCGATGATGCGTGCGTACACGCAGCGGATGCTGAACGCGTCGGCCGATGTCGATGACATCGTCCAGGAGACGTTCGTCACCGCATGGCAGCGGTTCTCCGAGCTCGACGACCCGGCGAAGGTCAAGAGCTGGCTGATGCGCATCGTGAGCCGCAAGGCGGTCGACCGCATCCGCGCGCTGCGATCGATGCTCGACGTCGACGACATGGAGCAGGCGGCTCCGTCGCACAGCGCGCCCGCGCGCGTGGTGGAGGCGCGCGCGGGGATCGAGGCGCTCGGCGCGGCGTTGCAGGAGCTGCCCGCTGCTCAGCGTGAATGCTGGGTGCTGAGGGAGATGGGCGGCTACTCGTACGACGAGATCGCGTCGGAGCTCGACATCTCGGTGTCGACGGCACGTGGCCTTCTCGCTCGAGCCAGAAAGTTCATGATCGTGCGAATGGAGGCCTGGCGATGA
- a CDS encoding winged helix-turn-helix transcriptional regulator, whose product MTVSYAQIREATPQIFEPGCSTRVILDHVMSKWGVLVLSSLSDGTRRWGELRREVGGISEKMLASTLRTLADDGLVRRESFPTVPPHVEYSLTPLGRDLMRRMLPLVEWVAEHADDMIDRG is encoded by the coding sequence ATGACGGTTAGTTATGCGCAGATCCGGGAAGCCACCCCGCAGATCTTCGAGCCTGGATGCAGCACACGAGTGATCCTCGACCACGTGATGAGCAAGTGGGGAGTGCTGGTGCTCTCGTCGCTCTCCGACGGGACCCGTCGCTGGGGCGAGTTGCGCCGCGAGGTCGGCGGCATCAGCGAGAAGATGCTCGCCTCCACCCTGCGCACCCTGGCGGACGACGGGCTCGTGCGCCGCGAATCCTTCCCGACGGTGCCCCCGCACGTCGAGTACAGCCTGACTCCGCTCGGCCGTGACCTCATGCGGCGGATGCTGCCGCTCGTCGAGTGGGTCGCCGAGCACGCCGATGACATGATCGATCGGGGCTAG
- a CDS encoding SDR family oxidoreductase produces MTILVTGATGNLGRLVIASLLERGADPQSIVAGARDVAKAEDLGVRVARLDYTDPSSVAAAVEGVDSVLLISGSEVGQRVAQHQSVIDAAKAAGVTKFVYTSAPKATTSDLVLAPEHKATEELIAASDLPSVILRNNWYTENYAADVARAAETGVLASGAGDGRVASASRKDFAEAAAVVLLEDGHIGQVYELGGDVAWNYTELAGAIAEVTGREVEYQPLTADEQLAGLQAAGLDEGTAGFVVALDSGIAAGALADTDGTLARLIGRPTTPLVDGIRAIA; encoded by the coding sequence ATGACCATCCTCGTCACCGGCGCGACCGGCAACCTCGGACGCCTCGTCATCGCGAGCCTCCTCGAGCGCGGCGCCGACCCGCAGTCGATCGTCGCCGGCGCGCGCGACGTCGCGAAGGCCGAGGATCTCGGCGTGCGGGTCGCGCGACTGGACTACACCGACCCCTCGTCCGTCGCTGCAGCCGTCGAGGGCGTCGACAGCGTCCTGCTCATCTCGGGTTCGGAGGTCGGCCAGCGCGTCGCCCAGCACCAGTCCGTCATCGATGCCGCCAAGGCCGCCGGAGTGACGAAGTTCGTCTACACCAGCGCTCCGAAGGCGACGACGAGCGATCTCGTGCTCGCCCCCGAGCACAAGGCGACCGAAGAGCTCATCGCGGCCTCGGACCTCCCCTCGGTGATCCTGCGCAACAACTGGTACACCGAGAACTACGCCGCCGACGTCGCCCGTGCTGCCGAGACCGGCGTGCTCGCCTCCGGAGCCGGTGACGGACGAGTCGCCTCCGCGAGCCGCAAGGACTTCGCCGAAGCGGCAGCCGTCGTGCTGCTCGAGGACGGTCACATCGGCCAGGTGTACGAGCTCGGCGGCGACGTCGCGTGGAACTACACCGAACTCGCCGGTGCGATCGCCGAGGTCACGGGCCGCGAGGTGGAGTACCAGCCGCTCACCGCCGACGAGCAGCTCGCCGGCCTCCAGGCAGCCGGCCTCGACGAGGGCACCGCAGGATTCGTCGTCGCTCTCGACTCCGGCATCGCCGCAGGCGCGCTCGCAGACACGGACGGCACCCTCGCCCGGCTGATCGGCCGACCGACCACCCCCCTCGTCGACGGCATCCGCGCGATCGCCTGA